The following proteins are co-located in the Panthera uncia isolate 11264 chromosome F1, Puncia_PCG_1.0, whole genome shotgun sequence genome:
- the TOMM40L gene encoding mitochondrial import receptor subunit TOM40B isoform X2: MGNTLGLAPMGALPRRSPRREEPLPNPGSFDELHRLCKDVFPAQMEGVKLVVNKVLSSHFQVAHTVHMSALGLPGYHLHAAYAGDWQLSPTEVFPTVVGDMDSSGSLNAQVLLLLAERLRAKAVFQTQQAKFLTWQFDGEYRGDDYTATLTLGNPDLIGESVIMVAHFLQSLTHRLVLGGELVYHRRPGEEGAILTLAGKYSALHWVATLNVGSGGAHASYYHRANEQVQVGVEFEANTRLQDTTFSFGYHLTLPQANMVFRGLVDSNWCVGAVLEKKMPPLPVTLALGAFLNHWRNRFHCGFSITVG; this comes from the exons ATGGGGAACACGCTGGGCCTGGCACCGATGGGGGCTTTGCCCCGCCGGAGCCCCCGGCGAGAGGAACCTCTGCCCAACCCTGGGAGCTTCGATGAGCTGCACCGGCTATGCAAAG ATGTGTTCCCAGCACAGATGGAGGGAGTGAAGCTGGTTGTCAACAAGGTTCTGAGCAGCCATTTCCAG GTGGCTCACACCGTGCATATGAGTGCTCTGGGCTTGCCAGGCTATCACCTCCACGCGGCCTACGCGGGGGACTGGCAACTTAGCCCCACCGAG GTGTTCCCCACTGTGGTAGGGGATATGGACAGCAGCGGCAGCCTCAACGCCCAGGTCCTGCTCCTCCTGGCAGAGCGGCTCCGAGCCAAGGCTGTCTTCCAG ACGCAGCAGGCCAAGTTCCTGACGTGGCAGTTCGATGGCGAGTATCGAGGAGATGACTACACGGCTACTCTGACCCTGGGGAATCCTGACCTGATTGGGGAGTCGG TGATCATGGTCGCTCACTTCCTGCAGAGCCTCACCCATCGGCTGGTGCTGGGAGGAGAGTTAGTTTATCACCGGCGGCCAGGCGAAGAGGGGGCCATCTTGACCCTGGCTGGGAAGTACTCGG ccctgcactgggtggCCACGTTGAATGTGGGATCAGGTGGGGCCCATGCAAGTTATTACCACAGGGCCAACGAACAG GTTCAGGTCGGGGTGGAGTTTGAGGCAAACACGAGGCTACAAGACACAACCTTCTCCTTTGGTTACCACCTGACTCTGCCCCAGGCCAACATGGTGTTTAGAG GCTTGGTGGACAGTAACTGGTGTGTGGGTGCCGTGCTGGAGAAGAAGATGCCCCCCTTGCCTGTCACCCTAGCCCTCGGAGCCTTCCTCAACCACTGGCGGAACAGGTTCCATTGTGGGTTCAGCATCACTGTGGGCTGA
- the TOMM40L gene encoding mitochondrial import receptor subunit TOM40B isoform X1, whose amino-acid sequence MGNTLGLAPMGALPRRSPRREEPLPNPGSFDELHRLCKDVFPAQMEGVKLVVNKVLSSHFQVAHTVHMSALGLPGYHLHAAYAGDWQLSPTEVFPTVVGDMDSSGSLNAQVLLLLAERLRAKAVFQTQQAKFLTWQFDGEYRGDDYTATLTLGNPDLIGESVIMVAHFLQSLTHRLVLGGELVYHRRPGEEGAILTLAGKYSALHWVATLNVGSGGAHASYYHRANEQVQVGVEFEANTRLQDTTFSFGYHLTLPQANMVFRGLVDSNWCVGAVLEKKMPPLPVTLALGAFLNHWRNRGLRAKCEESPRCGQDVTCVESVDRVS is encoded by the exons ATGGGGAACACGCTGGGCCTGGCACCGATGGGGGCTTTGCCCCGCCGGAGCCCCCGGCGAGAGGAACCTCTGCCCAACCCTGGGAGCTTCGATGAGCTGCACCGGCTATGCAAAG ATGTGTTCCCAGCACAGATGGAGGGAGTGAAGCTGGTTGTCAACAAGGTTCTGAGCAGCCATTTCCAG GTGGCTCACACCGTGCATATGAGTGCTCTGGGCTTGCCAGGCTATCACCTCCACGCGGCCTACGCGGGGGACTGGCAACTTAGCCCCACCGAG GTGTTCCCCACTGTGGTAGGGGATATGGACAGCAGCGGCAGCCTCAACGCCCAGGTCCTGCTCCTCCTGGCAGAGCGGCTCCGAGCCAAGGCTGTCTTCCAG ACGCAGCAGGCCAAGTTCCTGACGTGGCAGTTCGATGGCGAGTATCGAGGAGATGACTACACGGCTACTCTGACCCTGGGGAATCCTGACCTGATTGGGGAGTCGG TGATCATGGTCGCTCACTTCCTGCAGAGCCTCACCCATCGGCTGGTGCTGGGAGGAGAGTTAGTTTATCACCGGCGGCCAGGCGAAGAGGGGGCCATCTTGACCCTGGCTGGGAAGTACTCGG ccctgcactgggtggCCACGTTGAATGTGGGATCAGGTGGGGCCCATGCAAGTTATTACCACAGGGCCAACGAACAG GTTCAGGTCGGGGTGGAGTTTGAGGCAAACACGAGGCTACAAGACACAACCTTCTCCTTTGGTTACCACCTGACTCTGCCCCAGGCCAACATGGTGTTTAGAG GCTTGGTGGACAGTAACTGGTGTGTGGGTGCCGTGCTGGAGAAGAAGATGCCCCCCTTGCCTGTCACCCTAGCCCTCGGAGCCTTCCTCAACCACTGGCGGAACAG